Proteins from one Triticum aestivum cultivar Chinese Spring chromosome 7A, IWGSC CS RefSeq v2.1, whole genome shotgun sequence genomic window:
- the LOC123151400 gene encoding uncharacterized protein isoform X2, whose protein sequence is MPPPPTAAPPATSPSNRGADFLHPLVGGPLFPAARTVDNSASEDQPLDHPDSDLPVVSEEISAASPSVGVTNSFSSLVLLDDNLNSYSSPATLQRARGAEKRATDAAKVRRSRHLAEKEGEAFMDMTTKAMRAKARKFDLQLASADLVAALEESGLTNTPEEPVLDTAVLAAIASACGAETEEAAEVSFLA, encoded by the exons ATGCCACCTCCCCCCACTGCTGCTCCGCCCGCCACGTCTCCTTCGAACCGTGGAGCTGATTTCCTGCACCCTCTCGTCGGTGGACCGCTGTTTCCTGCGGCTCGGACCGTCGACAACTCTGCCTCGGAGGACCAGCCTCTTGATCACCCCGACTCCGACTTGCCTGTCGTTTCGGAGGAGATCTCGGCGGCCTCTCCGTCGGTGGGGGTGACCAACTCCTTCTCCTCCCTCGTGTTGCTCGATGATAACCTCAACTCCTACTCCTCCCCCG CCACTCTCCAGCGTGCGCGTGGTGCTGAGAAGAGGGCCACTGACGCTGCCAAGGTCCGTAGAAGCCGCCACCTTGCAGAAAAGGAGGGTGAGGCCTTTATGGACATGACCACCAAAGCCATGCGCGCCAAAGCCCGCAAGTTTGACCTGCAGCTCGCCTCTGCTGACCTTGTCGCTGCTCTTGAGGAGTCTGGTCTCACCAACACACCGGAGGAGCCTGTTCTCGACACTGCTGTGCTTGCCGCCATTGCCTCCGCCTGCGGTGCCGAGACGGAGGAAGCTGCTGAGGTGTCCTTCCTTGCGTAG
- the LOC123151400 gene encoding uncharacterized protein isoform X1 translates to MITSTPTPPPDVTTSTEPDTRRLLNGSCLTTRGAYAALASQLTDPSLSQIWDSKVPKKVMIFGWLFYLDRLNTRANLLKKHILQTAVCPRCNNHVEDRDHLFFTCPAARRIWRALGLKPRFNPTADLFVTAIPAVLPSSVRSFMLLLFLWKIWDARNKKVFQNLEIDVKTTVKAILEDLILWTHRLKTAALKEHAGLWRDFLSSRIL, encoded by the exons ATGATAACCTCAACTCCTACTCCTCCCCCG GACGTTACCACCTCGACGGAACCGGACACAAGACGCTTGCTTAATGGAAGCTGCTTGACCACGCGCGGGGCTTACGCGGCGCTTGCCTCGCAGCTCACTGATCCCTCTCTCTCACAGATCTGGGACTCCAAGGTGCCCAAAAAAGTTATGATTTTTGGCTGGCTCTTCTACCTGGACAGATTGAATACTAGGGCGAACCTGCTCAAGAAGCACATTTTACAGACTGCTGTGTGCCCGCGTTGCAATAACCACGTGGAAGACCGGGATCATCTCTTCTTCACCTGCCCGGCGGCTCGACGGATTTGGCGTGCCTTGGGCCTCAAGCCACGCTTCAACCCCACGGCCGACCTTTTCGTCACGGCTATTCCGGCGGTGCTGCCCTCTTCAGTTCGCTCCTTCATGCTCCTTCTCTTTCTTTGGAAAATCTGGGATGCCAGAAACAAAAAGGTGTTTCAAAACTTAGAAATTGATGTCAAAACCACTGTAAAAGCTATTCTTGAGGACCTGATTCTGTGGACTCACCGTCTAAAGACGGCAGCCCTAAAGGAACACGCCGGCCTGTGGCGTGATTTCCTCTCCTCACGTATCTTATGA
- the LOC123152646 gene encoding uncharacterized protein encodes MSFLAGRLAAQEGAYFLQESKLAAGSLAAKLPASARGPRPASPPPSPDVLPEILRHSVPIRPTPPPADPTLYGSTRWALPQGGAEAAGVSPDVMNPLRSYVALPQATFGPKRWELPTEQPYYSAATANERRRDMHPPPMDPEKLKAVIDGYSQVGKAFLAGTVLVFGGATAVLLYTANKLQLHSVDDVKAKGKDAVQPHADMIKEQIAPLRKWAEDTSRKWHYEADRESGEKSVLVRELSRALGAKTRPTD; translated from the exons ATGAGCTTCCTCGCCGGGCGCCTCGCCGCCCAGGAAGGCGCCTACTTCCTCCAGGAGTCCAAGCTCGCTGCCGGCAGCCTCGCGGCGAAGCTCCCCGCGTCCGCTCGCGGGCCCAGGCCGGCGTCCCCGCCTCCTTCGCCCGACGTGCTCCCGGAGATCCTCCGCCACTCCGTGCCCATCAGGCCGACGCCGCCTCCGGCCGACCCCACTCTCTACGGCTCCACCCGCTGGGCCCTCCCACAGGGCGGCGCCGAGGCTGCCGGCGTGTCCCCCGACGTGATGAACCCGCTCCGCTCGTACGTCGCGCTGCCGCAGGCCACCTTCGGCCCCAAAAG ATGGGAACTTCCAACTGAGCAGCCTTACTACTCGGCGGCAACCGCCAATGAGCGGCGACGTGATATGCATCCTCCTCCCATGGACCCTGAGAAGTTGAAGGCTGTAATTGATGGATACTCACAGG TTGGAAAGGCATTTCTTGCTGGGACTGTTTTGGTGTTTGGAGGAGCAACAGCTGTGCTGTTGTACACGGCAAATAAGCTACAGTTGCATTCA GTAGACGACGTCAAAGCTAAAGGAAAAGACGCAGTGCAACCACATGCCGATATGATCAAAGAACAAATAGCTCCACTAAGGAAATGG GCTGAAGACACGTCCCGAAAATGGCATTACGAAGCCGACAGAGAGTCAGGGGAGAAGTCTGTCCTTGTTAGAGAGCTTTCAAGAGCACTCGGTGCTAAGACGCGTCCGACGGATTGA